The Ananas comosus cultivar F153 linkage group 6, ASM154086v1, whole genome shotgun sequence genome segment TAAtctaattcatatattttgtaTTCCTATAAATATGCATAACCCCTTTGGGTTGATTAGGTTGGTTAGTAAGTGTTGGTCCTGTTGGCAAGGCAGTGCCAACATGTTGAGAAAGAGCTTGGTTGAGATCAACTGGGTAATAAAAGGATCTTGCCAGTGAATAGTAAATTTTGAATGTTgggttagggtttatttggTTGCTCATAAAAGTATGGAAAAACTATTTTCGAGAAAAGAGTCTTCCATGGAAAACCCTTTTCCAGTTTTCCGACTGTTTGGTTTCAAGGAAAACTTGCTCTTTTGAAAGagtttctttctaaagttcATGGAAAACTAGCCTTTTTCCTTTTACTAAAAGAAAATCTAGAAAACAAAAGgagtaattttttataaaatttggcaAAAAGCTTTCCACAAAGCTAATTTTTCCTTGGAAGCAAACAGACTGAAAACTGAAAAATAGCTTTTCCATAGAAAGCATTTTTCCTGGAAAATTCTTTTCCACATTTTTTCGAGGAGCCAAACACCCCTTTAAAGGGTTGGACTTTTTAGTGGTTTAGGAATTATATCACTACAATGCTTTCCTCAGCAGTTGAAATTTCATTTGTAACCAAGAGGgtcttgttgaatttttgattggCAAGATCTATTAGACCAGATCTCGGTAAGTAATATTATCTTTGTGAGAGAACTTGGGTCTAAGGAAGTAACATTATCTCCTTGGGAGAACTTGTATTCAATTGTAGTCAATTTTTAAACTATCATGCGGTGAGGTAAAGTAAGGTTTATACTTTCTATTTTCTCCAGCACTTAccattttctttgtttttcagGATTGAAAAGATTTGTCTTCTTCAAGTATCAAAAACTtatcttcttccctttctttctatttttgtgCAGAGTGAACGATCCCGTTGCCCTGAAGCTGCTGAGCAAGGCTGGGGAGATGCCATCTTTGACCCCGCCAGACGACGAGAGCATCCGCACACTGTACGTCGGCGGCCTTGATGCACGGATCACGGAGCAAGACCTCAGGGACCAGTTCTACGCCCACGGCGAGATCGAGTCCATCCGCATGGTCCTCCAGCGCGCCTGCGCCTTTGTCACCTACACAACCCGAGAAGGCGCTGAAAGGGCCGCCGAAGAGCTGGCCAACAAGCTGGTCATCAAGGGTGTCCGCCTCAAGCTCATGTGGGGGCGGCCGCAGGCGCAGGCCCCTTCAAAGCCCGAGGACGGGAGTGAAGATGGGGCCGCAGGGCAACAGCAAGGCGGGCTTATTGCCCACGGCGGGATGCTTCCTAGGGCTGTTATCTCCCAGCAGCAGAGTGGCGAGCAGCTCCGCCCGCCCGGCACAGAGCAGCAGCTTCCTCCCGGGCATTACTTTAACATTCCGGCCCCACCCCCCATGGAGCGGGCCTTGTACCCATCGATGGACCCGCAGAGGATGGGCGCGCTGGTGCCCTCCCATGAGGGCGATGGTAACAAAGCAGGGCCGGAGAGAGGGTCCGCGGGCAGTTCTGGGCATGCTTACCCGCCACCGCCAGCACCGCAGGCTCCACATTTCCAAGGCCAGTATCCTCCGTACTATACCAACCCTTACGGGTACACGCCGTACCCGCAACATTATCGACCTCCGTATCAGCCAATGATGgccccgccgccaccgccgcaaCCTTCCCAGCAGCAGCCTGCAGCACAACAGCACAATCCGGGAGCAGCCAGGTTGCCATCCCAGAACTAAAATCCTTCTAAatgtacttcttttttttttccttttcttttctcctcctGTTCTATCATAGATTCCTCCATGCCTTTTGTTTGTAATAACTGTATGATTGGATATGAATCTGTTGCCATTGGAGGCTAACTAGTATTTTGCTGTGTATTTTAAATTAGCAGTACTGGATCCTATTTTACAAAACAGGCATGTCTTAACTCTTAGCATCTGTGTGATTCTATATCTTGTTGGGGGTAGTATCTGTTTCATTCAATTATTTCCTTTTATCATTATCAACTGTGAGCTGCTCTTTACTGTTCAAAATCATGAGTTCTGtaattgttttttgttttttggttttttcttttggttgctCCTCCTTTCCATACTTGTAAGAAATTAGAGTACATTTTGTTCAAAATAGTTTTTGAATGGAAAAATATATCGGAATCGAAAAGGGAATGATAAGAACCTTTCAATTCCTTTGGCTCGTAAGAGAAATTTTGactataatttacatttacttcttaaatttgtaatcaaaatttgaattgaaaattttaatttaaattcaaattcaagttcataatcaaaatttaaatttaaaactgaaCTCAATAATTTAGACTCGaacttaagaaattaaaaattaaaatttgaatccataattcaaattcaaataaaaaaaatataatctaaatttaaatatgatatatttgaatttaaataattgttagtgaaaaaaaagaatgttgcCTCAGTAGCCTccaaaattaaagttaattcCCACCTTCATAAGAAAAACCATTTTGGGGATTCAATTTCCTTCAAAATGAAAATCGAAGTATTAATACTTTAAACTAAACACcgataataaaaataagttatTCTGATTTCTATTCCAAATCTCAAATTTCTCCAACTAAACATGCGCTTACATTAATACCATAGAAAAGAAGAGTGAGAAATGCGTGCTTTTATTTTAATCCTTTTTGTTTTAGTgcctatttatttttcaaacgaTTTCTGTAAAGGAAACTAACGAGAGACAAATCTATAATAGATTTATTTAAAGGATAATAAAGAACATGTATCAGTTTTTTGGGATACAATGATCGTATTTGGTAAGAACTTGTTTAGtaatctttaatattttatagtttacaTTTCTGAAGATGTTCGTCGGTATTCGCTCATTTTCCCGCGCTAAATAGAATTTGAACGGGTAATTTATGCCGCCAGTTCATGAGGTATCAATTGCGCGACTAAAGAACGAATCAAATTttctgttttaaaataaaactcgaACCGAAAATCTATGTTCAGATTATAAAATACCAATCAACTAAACTTACTCAATAGTAGTAACTATATCCAAATGATTgtttgccaatttttttttttttttttctttcgtgtAAAATATCTAATTGGCATTGAACGTGTTTTCCTTAACACAACAttaaagtttgatttgatttgagtaCGAGGTTGTACCATCAAAGTTTCAAAGCCTAACACTCCCTTCTTTTCCCTTCTAATAAAGCTAATACAAAAtgtcctctctttttttttagatctccaaacaaaatctaataaatgttctctcttttattctttcttaattatatagttttttgttttgttttgttttgttttttttttgttttgtttttttttttccaatgctTTGCTGTATATCTTTTCTCAATATGCTTCCCCGCAACTATCTAGATATTAGCTTTATTTTATTCTCATCTTATTGTGCTAagattttcttttcctcctatCCCATTGGATTTTATTAGGTGCATTCACATCCTGATGATGTGTAGCAGATGTGAAGGCGGCAAATGCTTCACACAACAGTTTGAGATCGACATCAGATCGAACGTTAAATCTTGATGGTTGCTtttatctagagagagagagagccgggtcGGTGTGCTTTTAAGAACACGGATGATTTGTATTCGTaggtcgtttttgatgatgagacttttgaatcgactatcGACTCTGTTACATTTGATCTAACTTGTTTGAAATGTCTTGAAAATTAATTTACgatttttagatattatttacTTACTGATCAAAAGagctcaaaattaacaaattttaataattgatatatttcgtttgcaagtttaatattataaaaatatctaaatcgaataaaattttggtagatttttttttttttttttactatctacAGCAATATCAATACTTCTGATCTAAATTTTTTGTGCTATAACTGACCGTTCTtggcgcaagtggcaaagagcttggtggttggtctTCGTGGtaccaagttcgaattctagttgattcacatttcccgctaaatttatttctaaaataaataaatgaaacaggtagcatgttacatttctctcaaattttttttttgtgctataTTATCACTTATTGCgagattattattttaaagataaaataatgtcaaaaaaataataaaatttattttttaaatacttcaaatactttagattaagtctaactgagtcaattattgatttgaaagtTTTATCACCAAAAACATCGATATCTTAATaagagcacagaggcctccgtacttctAAGAGCACACTATGCAATCTGTATGTACACCCTATCAatagtatataaatagtattttctacatatttttaattaatttttggatcaaatactattccaccgtCCTACTAAATTAACATAACggatccaagagctaaaaactgGATATCAAATACTATTCCGCTAAGCTATAGATGGTGCATAATTTTTCCACGAAATCCGACAAGGATTTTTTCAAGAAAACTACTCTTCTTGAAAACtaaagaaaagggaaaataaaaaaaaaaatagtcagAAATTTAGTTTGTGATAaatgtaataattattattataatgcATGGAAGTAACATATATACCCTAGCATTCTAAATATGCAGTTAATAATGTGTATAGCATTGATTAGGAAGGTACGTACTACGTAGTGCTTACAACAGCCTATTACGTGTCTAATTAATTAGGAAAAAGAAATTAACAAACCGGATGAGGAAAACAGCGGGCGGAGAAACCAGAGCCGCAGAAAAGCGCTGTTGGAATTAATAAGCTATTCCCACACTAATCACAAGTGCTTACTTCTGAGTTgaccaataataataatcagaATAAGATAAGAATAAATTGGGATAAAACACATTATCCACGTATTATGCATCTCTTATCCATTATAAattcggatatatatatatataggctggggttattatactcttatgagtatagacccccttgtactcataaatttttaaccgttgattgatgggatgtgtggttaagatgatgatggtccccacttaaaatgatagtggtcccctagaattgcgtgggtagttggttgaatagtatgatctaacgggtggaaatgatcaatgaaataaatttaagggttgaaaacttatgagtataaaagagccaatactcataaaagtatagtagccagactctctctctctctctctctatatatatatatatgagtcaagttgctatactatcagtagcacggaggacGGAGGCTatcgtgctaccaaattgttttcaattatgTGTCTTCTAAATCAACAATCAGCTGCGTTAGGCTTAATTTACAgaattgaaagtatttaaaaactaaatttataattttttgatattatttacctataaaacgaatagtctaaaaatgaatagttgaaaataaaaatctcataaaaaatgataaaaaacttaaatttaagattagaggtactgatctaactttaaatagtaaaaaaaaattctataaaaatttcatcagatttgaattattttacgcAACTAAATTTACAGATACATCACattgactattaaaattgttaattttgagaccgTTTAATCACTaaccaaataatattgaaaaattatgaaatctaactttcaaatactttaaatactgTCGATCAAGTTTaagaagccgatcgtcgatttgaaagccgcatcattgaaaacaacttggtagtacgaaaacatctgtgctaccgatagtatagctgtctagctctatatatattctgATTTCTGAATACGATGGTTTTCGCTTTATTTGCTTGCTTAAGACATCATGCAAAATGCAAAAAAGCAAAATGCAAAATGCAAAATTAGTTGGAGGGGTCCGAAGCAAGAAAATGGAGAAGCAGCGACGTCGCTGTAGCTTAACATAATTGCTTCCTCTGCTTTTTAAGACCTTTACCTTTCGCTTATTagactttttcttattcttttttatatctGGGGTTGGAACTTGGAAAGGAGATTCTTGTTTAGCAAAATAACGGACGGTGGagattgattcttcttttttttgacccACCAAGCAACAACCTTCTAGAAGCAACTGGAAAGTAGAGGGGCTCTGTTTGGATGCGCGAATATTTTATTcagttctatatttttttaagataaaaatatatattattttatgaaaaacttcaaatatcattcgtgtgattttacactttctcactttagtacctgtggtttaaactgtatcatTTTCGTATTCTGTggtcttatttttctctttttgttatcccctccactaatttttttttttgttaaatcagtgacaaagttaaaactaagagatagtaaagtgaatatttaataaactatagctgagatattttaagttttttatatatgatttaataaaaagttaacgAAGAggttgacgaaaagagaaaaatgaaaccacggggtactaaattgatacacacCATCCTCACTCTAGATAACTaggttagaatactattaatagcactaagtcattggtgctattaagttttcggccttCGGATGAAACAAAGTAAGGTTTGGTTGATAGTGGTCCTGTAGTTGGTTGAATGATATGATCTAAatagatgaaaatgattaaaagaataaatctaacattagaaaatttggtagcacta includes the following:
- the LOC109711729 gene encoding zinc finger CCCH domain-containing protein 49-like, producing the protein MAHRLLRDAQADGWERSDFPIICESCLGDNPYVRMLRADYDKECKICSRPFTVFRWRPGRDARYKKTEICQTCCKLKNVCQVCLLDLEYGLPVQVRDTALAINSNDAIPRSDVNREYFAEEHDRKARAGIDYESSYGKVRANDTILKLQRTTPYYKRNRAHVCSFYVRGECTRGAECPYRHEMPETGELSQQNIKDRYYGVNDPVALKLLSKAGEMPSLTPPDDESIRTLYVGGLDARITEQDLRDQFYAHGEIESIRMVLQRACAFVTYTTREGAERAAEELANKLVIKGVRLKLMWGRPQAQAPSKPEDGSEDGAAGQQQGGLIAHGGMLPRAVISQQQSGEQLRPPGTEQQLPPGHYFNIPAPPPMERALYPSMDPQRMGALVPSHEGDGNKAGPERGSAGSSGHAYPPPPAPQAPHFQGQYPPYYTNPYGYTPYPQHYRPPYQPMMAPPPPPQPSQQQPAAQQHNPGAARLPSQN